GATCCTTTTATTGCAATAGCAACAGACTGAAACTTTGGATAATTCTTTAGCTTCGAAGTAACATATGATCTTCCGATCTGCACAAAGTAGCAAAATAAGGCAAGTAGATATCAAAAGAAAACACATATAAGGTCCAGAAGCACCTGCACAAAgcaaatttcaaacaaaaataacttGGTCCACGTTTCAAATACATATCTAGGGATAGAGTATTTGCCTTAAGAGGATGAAACCATGCAAGTCCATGTGCAGGTACTCAACAAATAATAGAACCACGGTGTTTAGAAGACTCACTGTTCTACCAAGAATGAATGCAGCTGTTGCACCAAGGGTGGCGCCAATCGAATCAGCTGCAAATCCCACAGGCAACCCAAAGAGATAACCGCCTCCAAGCTGGAAAAGGATTGAAATGTACAAGTATTGTAACCAAATAAAAACTAGAAAGTCTTTCAGCAATTAAACCATCTGAAACTACCTAATGCAATAGTGAAATTCACATGAACTTCAAAAAACATCAAGTGAGCCGAAATTGGGTGGATGATTTTGAAGTTGCAGAGTTGGATTAGTGAAATATAATTGGTACAGGAAACTACTCAGCAGTAAGAAATAACCTTAAAGTTATAGTTCCGTAAAGTAGCATTGCTGATACTAGGAAGCATTTCAAATAATTACAAGTTTTCTTCTTTGAAATCAACTTTGATGCACAACATTCCCATAATAAAAGAGATTTGGAGAAAATaacattgaaaaaatatcaataaatccaaaagcattaaaaaaatagactAATAGCCTACCGAAAGAACTGAAGCTGGCACCACCAAGACTGTAAGTGGAATGTATGCAATGGCCCTGCAAGTTCTCAGGAAAGATAAGTCAACACTTTGGACTTGAATAAAATTGAGGGAACCAACAGCAATGCTATAATCATAAACAACATTAAAAAAGCCCTTTTCTCAGCTAAAAAGGCGTTCTCACATTTAGACAGCAATCCATACCAAAGCAAGATGTAGAATTTTGGCCATAAAGAATTACTTACAAAACAAAAGGGCCCCATGGTCCAAGATCCTGCTTCACCCATACCAAGAAATCCTTCAATATCTGAAAATGCTATTCCTTTTAGCACGAGGATGCAACTAATGTATTAAGAAtacaccaaaaaagaaaagcgTTCAATCTTCACAAGATAGACAATTAGCAAAAGCGCATATCTGCATATCAACATGTGCAAACTAACATTATCACGGCGCGAAAACTCAGATTTCAACTAGACCCAGTTGAAGCTTCATCAAAAACCAAATTCCTAAACTAAAGAGAGAATTATTCccacaaaatgtaataaatcaaaaataaaaaagaactaaaTGCCCCAATTCTCTATACCGAAGGAGCAGCATTGACCCACCAACATATATAATCAATGTCATTCCTAACACATATAGATGCATATAAATAACCTTTTCAATGGGGAGGAAAATGCAAGCGGTGGCAATGGCGACGAGTAGTAGGAGCAAGAGCGAGATCCTAAGGGCGGAGGCACAAGTGACATTGAGCTTGAGCGCCATGAGCAACCTACGACGCCAAGTGAGCCTGAAATCCTCGTCTTTCTCGCCGTCCTCGCCGTCCCTCCCTGATTCACCATGCCCCAAGGACAATCGCGCCCTCAACCCCTCTATGTTTGCCAGATTTAACTTCCCCTCCTCCCAATTTTAgccaaataataattttaaaaagaaacgaATACTTCCTAAATttagataattaattatttttttccccttcagCAAGAACTGCGCTGAGGTTTTGCGGAGTTCAACATTTGTGTAAGATCGATCggttttgtttctttgttccGATCATCTTCGCCGGTCCTGTTTTCGGAGTTTTTACTTCCACTCTGCTTTTTAGGTTCGACTTTCACCCAACGTTTCCTCGACGAACTTGCTGCGGACTGTGGTTCTCCTATTGTTTGGTAAACAGTAAACCGCGTGACTTGATTTACGACGTCTTATTAATAATACGAAAAAttattaagagagagagaaatgggagAGGAGCTTATTATTCCATAATATGAACTAGGGgttcattcggtccggtccggtccgttCAAAGGGTATATTATGGACCAAACTGGATTTATTCGGTTCAGGCTTtttccaccctggaccggaccaaaATGGGTAAGGACCGATTCAGTCCAGTCCCATTCAGGACaggccggtccggtcggtccaattTGGAGATCTCAGTCCGATCGGTCTGCCCTGGTCCGAACTGGGCCTTTGGCCCAACACCTGCATTTTATGTCCAATTTTTTCAGCCCACTATACattttttcgaattttaagtccaaaaatactaaaaaaaaaaagatcttgatgaaaaaataaaaataatcaaaattatcaatctaattattttagTGCATCACTCCAGAAAACACTAAATATTCCAATTATcaacactgttacacagttagACTAGCAGAAAATGGACATGctcgaaaggaaaaaaaaaaaaacactaacatGGAATGTTAGTGCAGTTACAGCACTAGAGAATAGGAGAAGTCCCAGTTTTCCTAATTCCATCCATTCCAAAGAAGTGATcctatgattaaaaaaaaaaaatacaagtaacaattacataataaattaataatacacaGCTGTCACTTTCTTAAGCTCTTACCCTCTCATATTTACTGATTTACATcaatacaaaacacaaatatatatatatatatatatatatatatatatatatgaacacatCTAGATTAGCAACCAAATGAAGTTCCTTCCTTACCACAGCCTATTTCtacaaaataacaaaagttacaaaacaCATAATAAACCATAACCACAAAGTTGCTGCCTCCAGGCTTCCCATGTTGCTGCTAATTCACTACTACTACCACAAAGCTGCTACTTCAATCATCTTGCTACTAATGCCCATGCACTGCAGTTTGCACATGCTCATGCACTGATTTTGCATTGAAAAAGGCACAAAATGAATGAATCAGATTCAAAATCAGTAAAGAACAAATTtaataaaccaaacaaaaaaataaagtaattatgagaagttttttTATATACACATAACACATTTAGCCATAAGGCTTTGCACCGTAATGTTAAGATATTCCACATGCACTTGATAATGttgattatattaatataatccaAGATagctttaaaaaatcaaaataccaATAAGTTTTTAGTGTAGTTAATGTGGAAAGCTGTAGTGGGTGTGTAAAAAACTAGACTATTATAACAGAAACATTAGCACCATTAATTCACTACAATCTTCTCACATATTATaacagaaaaaaatagaaacagaaaCTATTATAATAGAAACAGAAACATTAGCACCATTAATTCACTACAATCTTCACACctattataagttataacagaaaaaaaaaacagaaacaaagaaacagaaaaaaaatagaaacataaacTATTATAATAGAAACAGAAACTATtataacagaaacagaaacattaGCACCATTAATTCACTACAATCTTCTCACCTATTAAAtctgagtaaaaaaaaaaaaaaacagaaacagaaacaatcTTCTCATCTATTTAGTCTTTAATTAGCATTGAAACTTGGCCCGGTAGGTATTGAATTTGATGCCTCCACAGAATCAGTAAACTCCCCTAAAGTTAAGTGAAAACAAAACAAGTTAAATAGCCTTAcacaacatatattataaaacaaaataatatacaaaataaatgcatTACATACCCATATCCAATTGCTTCTCAAATTCATCtacttcatccattaaagtcctaAGGCTTATTGGAGTAGAAAAAGAACGAAGccaattttgtgcacatatAAGACCCTCAACACTCATCGGATTTAAACTACTTTTGAAAGGGTCAAGCACACGACCAGCAGTGCTAAAAGTAGATTCAGATGTCACAGTAGATActggtattgcaagtacatcgcgtGCAACTTTTGAAAGTACACGATATCTAACTGAATTCATCTTCCACCAATTTAGAATGTCAAAATAATCATCTTGATCCTCACATCTTTCAGCTAGATATCTATCAAGCTCTGACTTACTTTCCAAACTGTCTTCTGACTGTAACTATTGCTTAAATTGT
This genomic window from Carya illinoinensis cultivar Pawnee chromosome 7, C.illinoinensisPawnee_v1, whole genome shotgun sequence contains:
- the LOC122316455 gene encoding TVP38/TMEM64 family membrane protein slr0305-like isoform X3, which encodes MALKLNVTCASALRISLLLLLLVAIATACIFLPIEKILKDFLVWVKQDLGPWGPFVLAIAYIPLTVLVVPASVLSLGGGYLFGLPVGFAADSIGATLGATAAFILGRTIGRSYVTSKLKNYPKFQSVAIAIKGSGFKIVLLLRLVPLLPFNVLNYLLSVTPVHMGEYMLASWLGMMPITFALVYVGTTLKDLSDVTHGWNEVSTIRLAKAQVYGTYTRAAPMRANLEIQGNHEKTCHGNQLQSTNEARYL
- the LOC122316455 gene encoding TVP38/TMEM64 family membrane protein slr0305-like isoform X2, whose amino-acid sequence is MALKLNVTCASALRISLLLLLLVAIATACIFLPIEKILKDFLVWVKQDLGPWGPFVLAIAYIPLTVLVVPASVLSLGGGYLFGLPVGFAADSIGATLGATAAFILGRTIGRSYVTSKLKNYPKFQSVAIAIKGSGFKIVLLLRLVPLLPFNVLNYLLSVTPVHMGEYMLASWLGMMPITFALVYVGTTLKDLSDVTHGWNEVSTIRLKAKAQVYGTYTRAAPMRANLEIQGNHEKTCHGNQLQSTNEARYL